Proteins encoded by one window of Channa argus isolate prfri chromosome 13, Channa argus male v1.0, whole genome shotgun sequence:
- the asb8 gene encoding ankyrin repeat and SOCS box protein 8: protein MSSTMWYIMQSIQSKYSLSERLIRTIAAIRSFPHDNVEDLIRKGADVNRMHGTLKPLHCACMVADADCVELLLEKGAEVNALDGYNRTALHYAAEKDESCVELLLEYGAQTNALDGNKDTPLHWAAFKDNPDCVRALLESGACPNARDYNNDTPLSWAAMKGNLESVKVLLDYGAQVHVTNLKGQTPISRLVALLARGLGTEQEEECLELLCRAAGHFEIRLADGTLPRELSKDPQLLARLTSMVAQAPTLRSLARCAVRQSLGVQFLPTAVKDLPLPEAIKDYLLLRD from the exons ATTCCTTGTCTGAGCGGCTCATCCGCACCATTGCAGCTATCCGCTCATTCCCACACGACAATGTGGAGGATCTCATTCGTAAG GGAGCTGATGTGAACCGGATGCATGGCACACTTAAGCCCCTGCACTGTGCTTGTATGGTTGCTGATGCTGACTGTGTAGAGCTCTTGTTGGAGAAGGGGGCTGAG GTGAATGCTTTGGATGGATATAACCGCACTGCACTTCACTATGCAGCAGAGAAGGATGAGAGTTGCGTGGAGCTGCTGTTGGAATATGGGGCCCAGACAAATGCCCTAGACGGCAACAAAGACACGCCACTTCACTGGGCTGCCTTCAAAGATAACCCAGATTGTGTGAGAGCCCTGCTGGAAAGTGGGGCTTGTCCCAATGCCCGAGACTACAACAATGACACTCCTTTGAGCTGGGCAGCAATGAAGGGTAATTTAGAGAGTGTAAAAGTGCTATTGGACTACGGAGCCCAGGTCCATGTGACCAACCTGAAAGGCCAGACCCCTATCTCCCGACTGGTAGCCCTATTAGCCCGGGGCCTGGGCACTGAACAGGAGGAGGAGTGCCTGGAGCTGTTGTGCCGGGCTGCAGGGCATTTTGAGATTAGACTGGCTGATGGTACCCTTCCCAGGGAGCTGAGTAAGGATCCCCAGCTGCTGGCGAGGCTGACCAGCATGGTGGCTCAGGCTCCCACACTGCGCTCTCTAGCACGCTGTGCTGTCCGGCAGAGTCTCGGAGTGCAGTTCCTTCCCACTGCTGTAAAAGACCTTCCTTTACCAGAGGCTATCAAAGACTATCTACTCCTAAGAGACTGA